The following are encoded in a window of Hemiscyllium ocellatum isolate sHemOce1 chromosome 35, sHemOce1.pat.X.cur, whole genome shotgun sequence genomic DNA:
- the LOC132832987 gene encoding zinc finger protein 271-like, translated as MEERLFKCEVCDQGFTKSSMLVNHQHIHTGENPFICKVCSKSFSESSTLRRHLRIHTGEKPFMCKVCKKSYLTSSTLYKHQRIHTQERPFRCKVCDKSFSWSENLWRHQRIHTGEKLFKCEMCHKSFSDSSRLLLHQRIHTGEKPFACKVCNKSFSVSSRLQVHQRIHTGEKPFTCEVCNKAFSNSSHLRVHQRIHTGEKPFLCEVCNKSFSSSSELRVHQRIHTGEKPFVCEVCDKSFSQSENLRTHKRIHTGEKPFGCEVCNKSFSQLGNLRTHQRIHTGEKLFKCEVCDKSFADSSRLLLHQRSHTGEKPFTCDICNKAFSVLSTLHKHRNIHMAEKPFRCNVCDKSFSDSSYLRRHQRVHTGEKPFTCDVCDKSFSRSCNLLLHQRIHTGTKPFTCEVCDKSFSSSSNLRVHQRTHTGEKPFMCKVCNKSFSESGILHKHQRIHTGEKPFICKICDKSFSRSDSLHRHQRTHTGETIHA; from the coding sequence ATGGAAGAGAGACTGTTTAAATGTGAGGTCTGTGACCAAGGTTTTACCAAGTCATCAATGCTTGTGAaccaccaacacatccacacaggggagaatCCATTTATATGTAAAGTGTGCAGCAAATCATTCTCAGAGTCATCAACCCTGCGCAGACATTTACGCATTCATACTGGGGAAAAGCCATTCATGTGCAAAGTGTGTAAAAAATCATATTTGACATCATCAACCCTTTATAAacaccaacgcattcacacaCAGGAGAGACCATTCAGATGTAAGgtatgtgacaaatcattctcatgGTCAGAGAATCTTTGGAGACATCAACgcatccacacaggggagaagctATTTAAGTGTGAGATGTGTCACAAATCATTCTCTGACTCATCAAGACTTCTGCTCCACCAGaggattcacacaggggagaaaccattcgcATGCAAGGTGTGTAACAAATCATTCTCAGTGTCATCACGCCTCCAAGTacaccaacgcattcacacaggagagaaaccattcacatgtgAGGTGTGCAACAAAGCATTCTCAAATTCATCGCATCTGCGTGTacaccaacgcattcacacaggggagaagccatttTTGTGTGAGGTATGCAACAAATCATTCTCATCATCATCGGAGCTCCGTGTACACCAGCgaattcacacaggggagaaaccatttgtatgtgaggtgtgtgacaaatcTTTCTCGCAGTCAGAGAACCTCCGCACACATAaacgcattcacacaggggagaaaccattcggATGTGAGGTGTGCAACAAGTCATTCTCACAGTTAGGGAACCTCCGCACACACCAACGGATTCACACAGGGGAAAAGCTATTCAaatgtgaggtgtgtgacaaatcatttgcAGACTCATCAAGACTCCTGCTTCATCAGAGAagtcacacaggggagaaaccattcacatgtgACATATGTAACAAAGCATTCTCTGTGTTATCAACCCTCCACAAACATCGAAACATTCACATGGCAGAGAAACCATTCAGGTGCAatgtgtgtgacaaatcattctcggATTCATCATACCTGCGCAGACACCAACGTGTTCATACAGGGGAAAAACCATTCACGTGTGatgtgtgtgacaaatcattttcAAGGTCATGCAACCTGCTGCTACATCAGAGGATTCACACAGGGACAAAGCCATTCACTTGTGAAGTATGTGACAAATCATTTTCTTCATCGTCAAACCTCCGTGTACACCAACGCACCCACACAGGGGAAAAACCTTTTATGTGCAAGGTGTGTAACAAATCATTTTCTGAGTCAGGGATCCTCCACAAACACCAAcgtattcacacaggggagaaaccattcatctGCAAGatatgtgacaaatcattctcacgATCAGACAGTCTCCACAGACACCAACGCACTCACACAGGAGAAACCATTCATGCATGA